A genomic window from Quercus lobata isolate SW786 chromosome 10, ValleyOak3.0 Primary Assembly, whole genome shotgun sequence includes:
- the LOC115964833 gene encoding uncharacterized protein LOC115964833 — MYNEIDGNFDDVTISTFKSGLPTEHGLRKSLTRKPVTSLRQLMNRIDKYKRVEEDQQLSKGKGKAIPQERRDFRSDRYSNNRPRRDFTGQSGSANTQTVNALVREGKLKQLLHHFSGQAEQTGLDPQRDASSRPSLGTINVIFAAFGRIDSCPSRVMFVAQLSTEDNNSEPKRARIKIPPVLGYSNVNKIGTIQFHDDALEVTLKIGEYDVKKLSVDQGSVVEIMYPDL; from the exons ATGTACAATGAGATAGATGGTAACTTTGATGACGTCACCATCAGTACTTTCAAGAGTGGCCTCCCAACCGAGCATGGTTTAAGGAAGTCCCTAACTAGAAAACCTGTCACCAGCCTGCGCCAACTCATGAACCGGATTGACAAGTATAAGAGGGTTGAGGAAGACCAGCAACTAAGTAAAGGAAAGGGTAAGGctatccctcaggagaggagggattttagGTCGGACCGATATAGTAATAACCGACCTCGGAGAGATTTCACTGGACAATCAGGGTCTGCCAACACCCAGACAGTTAATGCA CTGGTTcgagaagggaagttgaagCAGCTACTCCACCATTTCAGTGGCCAAGCGGAGCAAACAGGTTTGGATCCTCAGAGAGATGCTTCTTCAAGGCCTTCTCTAGGAACGATCAATGTCATTTTTGCTGCTTTTGGTAGGATCGATTCTTGTCCCTCTAGAGTGATGTTTGTGGCTCAGCTATCCACCGAGGACAACAATTCAGAGCCAAAAAGAGCCAGAATAAAGATCCCACCGGTCCTGGGCTACTCGAACGTGAATAAGATCGGAACCATCCAATTCCATGACGATGCTTTGGAGGTCACACTCAAGATAGGGGAGTATGATGTGAAGAAATTGTCGGTAGACCAGGGCAGTGTTGtcgagataatgtaccctgacttGTAA
- the LOC115965789 gene encoding putative receptor-like protein kinase At4g00960 isoform X1, with the protein MAMVSSRLVFLFFSICTLISQAFAQKGVLYHNCSDNGNYTSNSTYKANLNRVLYSLSSNTEIDYGFYNFSYGKSPDQVYSLGLCRGDVNPDICHSCINNARNLLTLLCPNQKEAIIWYDYCMLRYSFRNIFGIEEDSPAFSAANANNVSANYDQFRQDLTTLLDSQIRQAAAGGSLRKFAAGNTTAPNLQTLYSLVQCTPDLSVQVCSDCLNGARKLIPDCCDGRQGGRVVRPSCNFRFEVFSFYNATAVQSPSPSLSPPPPPVPSVSPPASNNTPAAKGTAGKESNKSRTVIIVVPIISFVVLIIISFCIYLRVRKPREKPQSESVDEIRSVESLQLGFGTIKVATDDFSDANKLGQGGFGVVYKAKLSNGQVIAVKRLSNNSSQGDLEFKNEVLLVAKLQHRNLVRLLGFCLEGIERLLIYEFVPNGSLDNFIFDPIKCVQLDWARRYKIIGGIARGLLYLHEDSRLRIIHRDLKASNILLDFEMNPKISDFGMARLFELDQSESNTSRIVGTYGYMPPEYAMHGQFSVKSDVFSFGVLVLEIISGRKNSSFGNEENIENLLSYAWKNWKQGIVSNLVDPMLKASSTTEIMRCIQIGLLCVQENVAHRPTMASVVLVLNSYSITLPIPSEPAFLMNSGTKSNICLQWEHDSRLAESNQSKSNSVQASINEVSITELSPR; encoded by the exons ATGGCAATGGTTTCTTCAAGACttgtcttcctcttcttttccaTTTGCACACTGATTTCTCAAGCCTTTGCTCAGAAAGGCGTCCTATACCATAATTGTTCAGACAATGGTAACTACACAAGCAACAGTACCTACAAAGCAAACCTCAATCGAGTCCTCTACTCCCTCTCTTCCAACACTGAAATTGACTATGGGTTCTACAATTTTTCTTATGGCAAAAGCCCTGACCAAGTTTATTCACTTGGACTTTGTAGAGGAGATGTCAACCCAGATATTTGCCATAGTTGCATCAATAACGCTAGAAATCTTCTCACTCTGCTTTGTCCCAATCAGAAGGAAGCAATAATATGGTATGACTATTGCATGTTACGCTACTCATTTCGCAACATATTTGGCATCGAGGAAGATAGCCCTGCTTTCTCGGCGGCAAACGCCAATAACGTATCAGCCAATTATGATCAGTTCCGTCAGGACCTGACGACCTTGTTGGATAGCCAAATTCGTCAAGCTGCAGCAGGTGGTTCTCTTCGTAAGTTTGCAGCGGGAAATACAACAGCACCAAACCTCCAAACACTATATTCACTTGTGCAATGCACACCTGATTTGTCTGTGCAAGTTTGCAGTGATTGCTTGAATGGGGCTAGGAAGCTTATACCAGATTGTTGTGATGGGAGGCAAGGTGGGAGAGTTGTCAGACCCAGCTGTAATTTCAGGTTTGAGGTTTTTAGCTTCTATAATGCCACAGCTGTAcaatcaccatcaccatcactgTCTCCACCTCCGCCTCCAGTACCGTCAGTATCTCCTCCAGCATCAAACAACACCCCTGCTGCGAAAGGTAC TGCAGGAAAGGAGAGTAACAAATCTCGAACAGTCATCATAGTTGTACCCATTATTTCTTTTGTGGTACTAATTATAATCTCCTTCTGCATCTACTTAAGAGTCAGGAAACCAAGGGAGAAACCacaaa GCGAATCTGTGGATGAGATTAGAAGTGTGGAATCTTTGCAGTTAGGCTTTGGCACTATTAAAGTTGCAACAGATGACTTTTCTGATGCAAATAAGCTTGGACAAGGTGGATTTGGTGTTGTTTACAAG GCTAAACTCTCTAATGGACAAGTTATTGCTGTGAAAAGACTTTCAAATAATTCTAGTCAAGGAGATCTTGAATTTAAGAATGAAGTTTTGTTAGTGGCCAAGCTTCAACACCGAAATTTAGTTAGACTCCTCGGATTTTGCTTAGAAGGAATTGAAAGGCTTCTAATTTATGAGTTTGTGCCCAATGGAAGTCTTGATAACTTCATTTTTG ATCCAATCAAGTGTGTACAACTAGATTGGGCAAGACGCTACAAAATCATAGGAGGCATTGCACGAGGTCTTCTCTACCTTCATGAAGACTCTCGACTTCGTATTATTCATCGGGATCTCAAAGCAAGCAATATCCTACTAGATTTTGAAatgaatccaaaaatttcagattttggtaTGGCAAGATTGTTTGAACTTGATCAAAGCGAAAGCAATACTAGTAGAATTGTGGGGACCTA TGGATATATGCCTCCAGAGTATGCAATGCATGGACAATTCTCAGTAAAGTCTGATGTCTTTAGTTTTGGCGTGCTAGTATTAGAGATAATAAGTGGACGAAAGAATAGCTCCTTCGGAAATGAAGAGAATATTGAGAACCTTCTAAGCtat GCATGGAAAAATTGGAAACAAGGTATAGTTTCAAATCTTGTAGATCCCATGTTGAAGGCAAGTTCAACAACCGAAATAATGAGATGCATTCAAATTGGATTACTATGTGTTCAAGAAAACGTAGCTCATAGACCAACTATGGCATCTGTTGTTCTCGTGCTTAATAGCTACTCTATTACTCTACCAATACCCTCAGAACCTGCATTTTTAATGAACAGTGGTACTAAATCAAACATTTGCTTGCAATGGGAGCATGATTCAAGGCTGGCAGAGTCAAATCAATCAAAAAGTAACTCTGTCCAAGCTTCAATAAATGAGGTGTCAATCACAGAGCTATCTCCTCGCTAA
- the LOC115965789 gene encoding putative receptor-like protein kinase At4g00960 isoform X2 — MAMVSSRLVFLFFSICTLISQAFAQKGVLYHNCSDNGNYTSNSTYKANLNRVLYSLSSNTEIDYGFYNFSYGKSPDQVYSLGLCRGDVNPDICHSCINNARNLLTLLCPNQKEAIIWYDYCMLRYSFRNIFGIEEDSPAFSAANANNVSANYDQFRQDLTTLLDSQIRQAAAGGSLRKFAAGNTTAPNLQTLYSLVQCTPDLSVQVCSDCLNGARKLIPDCCDGRQGGRVVRPSCNFRFEVFSFYNATAVQSPSPSLSPPPPPVPSVSPPASNNTPAAKGKESNKSRTVIIVVPIISFVVLIIISFCIYLRVRKPREKPQSESVDEIRSVESLQLGFGTIKVATDDFSDANKLGQGGFGVVYKAKLSNGQVIAVKRLSNNSSQGDLEFKNEVLLVAKLQHRNLVRLLGFCLEGIERLLIYEFVPNGSLDNFIFDPIKCVQLDWARRYKIIGGIARGLLYLHEDSRLRIIHRDLKASNILLDFEMNPKISDFGMARLFELDQSESNTSRIVGTYGYMPPEYAMHGQFSVKSDVFSFGVLVLEIISGRKNSSFGNEENIENLLSYAWKNWKQGIVSNLVDPMLKASSTTEIMRCIQIGLLCVQENVAHRPTMASVVLVLNSYSITLPIPSEPAFLMNSGTKSNICLQWEHDSRLAESNQSKSNSVQASINEVSITELSPR, encoded by the exons ATGGCAATGGTTTCTTCAAGACttgtcttcctcttcttttccaTTTGCACACTGATTTCTCAAGCCTTTGCTCAGAAAGGCGTCCTATACCATAATTGTTCAGACAATGGTAACTACACAAGCAACAGTACCTACAAAGCAAACCTCAATCGAGTCCTCTACTCCCTCTCTTCCAACACTGAAATTGACTATGGGTTCTACAATTTTTCTTATGGCAAAAGCCCTGACCAAGTTTATTCACTTGGACTTTGTAGAGGAGATGTCAACCCAGATATTTGCCATAGTTGCATCAATAACGCTAGAAATCTTCTCACTCTGCTTTGTCCCAATCAGAAGGAAGCAATAATATGGTATGACTATTGCATGTTACGCTACTCATTTCGCAACATATTTGGCATCGAGGAAGATAGCCCTGCTTTCTCGGCGGCAAACGCCAATAACGTATCAGCCAATTATGATCAGTTCCGTCAGGACCTGACGACCTTGTTGGATAGCCAAATTCGTCAAGCTGCAGCAGGTGGTTCTCTTCGTAAGTTTGCAGCGGGAAATACAACAGCACCAAACCTCCAAACACTATATTCACTTGTGCAATGCACACCTGATTTGTCTGTGCAAGTTTGCAGTGATTGCTTGAATGGGGCTAGGAAGCTTATACCAGATTGTTGTGATGGGAGGCAAGGTGGGAGAGTTGTCAGACCCAGCTGTAATTTCAGGTTTGAGGTTTTTAGCTTCTATAATGCCACAGCTGTAcaatcaccatcaccatcactgTCTCCACCTCCGCCTCCAGTACCGTCAGTATCTCCTCCAGCATCAAACAACACCCCTGCTGCGAAAG GAAAGGAGAGTAACAAATCTCGAACAGTCATCATAGTTGTACCCATTATTTCTTTTGTGGTACTAATTATAATCTCCTTCTGCATCTACTTAAGAGTCAGGAAACCAAGGGAGAAACCacaaa GCGAATCTGTGGATGAGATTAGAAGTGTGGAATCTTTGCAGTTAGGCTTTGGCACTATTAAAGTTGCAACAGATGACTTTTCTGATGCAAATAAGCTTGGACAAGGTGGATTTGGTGTTGTTTACAAG GCTAAACTCTCTAATGGACAAGTTATTGCTGTGAAAAGACTTTCAAATAATTCTAGTCAAGGAGATCTTGAATTTAAGAATGAAGTTTTGTTAGTGGCCAAGCTTCAACACCGAAATTTAGTTAGACTCCTCGGATTTTGCTTAGAAGGAATTGAAAGGCTTCTAATTTATGAGTTTGTGCCCAATGGAAGTCTTGATAACTTCATTTTTG ATCCAATCAAGTGTGTACAACTAGATTGGGCAAGACGCTACAAAATCATAGGAGGCATTGCACGAGGTCTTCTCTACCTTCATGAAGACTCTCGACTTCGTATTATTCATCGGGATCTCAAAGCAAGCAATATCCTACTAGATTTTGAAatgaatccaaaaatttcagattttggtaTGGCAAGATTGTTTGAACTTGATCAAAGCGAAAGCAATACTAGTAGAATTGTGGGGACCTA TGGATATATGCCTCCAGAGTATGCAATGCATGGACAATTCTCAGTAAAGTCTGATGTCTTTAGTTTTGGCGTGCTAGTATTAGAGATAATAAGTGGACGAAAGAATAGCTCCTTCGGAAATGAAGAGAATATTGAGAACCTTCTAAGCtat GCATGGAAAAATTGGAAACAAGGTATAGTTTCAAATCTTGTAGATCCCATGTTGAAGGCAAGTTCAACAACCGAAATAATGAGATGCATTCAAATTGGATTACTATGTGTTCAAGAAAACGTAGCTCATAGACCAACTATGGCATCTGTTGTTCTCGTGCTTAATAGCTACTCTATTACTCTACCAATACCCTCAGAACCTGCATTTTTAATGAACAGTGGTACTAAATCAAACATTTGCTTGCAATGGGAGCATGATTCAAGGCTGGCAGAGTCAAATCAATCAAAAAGTAACTCTGTCCAAGCTTCAATAAATGAGGTGTCAATCACAGAGCTATCTCCTCGCTAA